The following are from one region of the Segatella oris genome:
- a CDS encoding glycosidase: MSTFSSKLNALRLRHEALLTKPNHVAENGNGIYERYTNPILTAEHTPLEWRYDMDEHTNPFLMQRIMMNATLNAGAIKWEDKYLLVVRVEGADRKSFFAVAESPNGIDNFRFWDEPITMPDTEKPATNIYDMRLTRHEDGYIYGVFCAERHDDNMPGDLSAATATAGIARTKDLKTWERLPDLKASSQQRNVVLHPEFVDGKYAFYTRPQDGFIDTGSGGGIGWALVDDITHAEVHEETIINPRHYHTIMELKNGEGPHPIKTPHGWLHLAHGVRACASGLRYVLYMYMTALDNPTRMIAQPGGYLLVPEGGEYIGDVMNVVFSNGWIADEDGRVFIYYASSDTRMHVATSTVDRLVDYCLHTPQDGLTTSASVETIKKLIAKNRAL; the protein is encoded by the coding sequence ATGTCAACATTCAGTTCCAAACTTAATGCACTTCGTCTTCGTCACGAAGCATTGCTCACAAAACCAAACCACGTAGCAGAAAACGGTAATGGTATTTATGAACGTTATACTAATCCCATACTGACAGCAGAACATACACCTTTAGAGTGGCGCTACGATATGGATGAACACACTAATCCATTCTTGATGCAGCGAATCATGATGAATGCTACACTCAATGCAGGTGCAATAAAATGGGAGGATAAGTATTTGTTGGTAGTTAGAGTGGAGGGAGCTGACCGAAAAAGCTTCTTCGCTGTAGCCGAAAGTCCTAACGGTATAGATAATTTCCGCTTTTGGGATGAACCGATAACTATGCCTGATACAGAAAAACCAGCTACGAACATCTATGACATGCGCCTGACTCGTCATGAAGATGGTTATATATATGGAGTTTTTTGTGCAGAAAGACACGATGACAATATGCCTGGTGACCTTTCTGCTGCTACCGCAACGGCAGGCATAGCACGTACCAAAGATTTGAAAACATGGGAACGCTTACCCGATCTCAAAGCTTCAAGTCAACAACGCAATGTCGTTCTTCACCCAGAGTTCGTAGATGGCAAGTATGCTTTCTACACTCGCCCACAGGATGGTTTTATAGACACTGGCTCTGGAGGAGGAATAGGTTGGGCTTTAGTGGATGATATTACTCATGCAGAAGTGCACGAAGAAACCATTATTAACCCGCGTCATTACCATACGATTATGGAATTGAAGAACGGCGAAGGTCCACATCCTATTAAAACTCCGCATGGCTGGCTGCATCTTGCACACGGTGTGCGGGCTTGTGCAAGTGGTCTGCGTTACGTTCTTTATATGTATATGACTGCATTAGATAATCCCACACGGATGATTGCTCAGCCGGGTGGTTACCTTTTGGTACCGGAAGGTGGTGAATATATAGGTGACGTGATGAACGTTGTTTTCTCTAATGGGTGGATTGCCGATGAAGACGGTCGTGTATTTATCTATTACGCATCATCAGATACACGTATGCATGTAGCAACTTCAACAGTGGATCGATTAGTTGACTACTGTCTGCATACTCCACAAGATGGGCTTACGACATCTGCCAGTGTTGAAACCATCAAGAAACTCATAGCAAAAAACCGCGCACTATGA
- a CDS encoding glycoside hydrolase family 26 protein codes for MRKILFVMAIVILTIYANANRKVQQTPAQKLIERLHVLQKRGVMFGHQDAFFYGTTWKWEYGRSDVNDVCGDYPAVLGCELGGLELGNEKNLDGVPFDKMRQQIIDHYQKGGIVTISWHPYNPVTGKDAWHTEGNAVTEVLPGGKETAKLQLWHKRLAEFFASLKDQKGNIVPVIFRPWHEMGGAWFWWGSKQCTPTQYVALFHLTFEAMKHAGLHNLVWSYSPNAQADDTPEQYFRFYPGDDYVDILGIDLYQYGTGKDFITQCQNEMCIMSAYAQKHHKLYALTEAGYRNTPDAKWYSSTLLPGIKGYAPIYVLLWRNAWDNTEENFGPAPEKACADDFRNIYKKGAFIFRSKLSDMRRKPYSVVGKKHNKK; via the coding sequence ACTGACAATATATGCAAATGCAAATCGGAAGGTGCAGCAAACGCCTGCACAAAAGCTTATTGAACGCCTTCATGTACTGCAGAAACGAGGTGTGATGTTTGGTCATCAGGATGCTTTTTTCTATGGTACGACATGGAAATGGGAGTATGGAAGAAGCGATGTGAATGATGTTTGTGGGGATTATCCTGCCGTTTTAGGTTGTGAATTAGGTGGTCTTGAACTTGGCAATGAAAAGAATCTTGATGGTGTTCCTTTTGATAAAATGCGGCAGCAGATTATAGATCATTATCAGAAAGGTGGCATTGTAACCATCAGTTGGCATCCCTACAATCCTGTTACCGGTAAAGATGCATGGCATACAGAAGGGAATGCTGTTACCGAAGTTCTTCCCGGAGGCAAAGAAACCGCTAAATTGCAACTCTGGCACAAGCGATTAGCCGAATTCTTTGCTTCACTTAAAGACCAGAAAGGGAATATTGTGCCTGTGATTTTCCGGCCATGGCATGAAATGGGTGGGGCTTGGTTCTGGTGGGGAAGCAAGCAGTGTACGCCTACACAGTATGTCGCATTGTTTCATCTTACATTTGAAGCAATGAAGCATGCTGGCTTACATAATCTTGTTTGGAGTTATTCTCCCAATGCTCAAGCTGATGACACACCAGAACAATACTTCCGTTTCTATCCGGGAGATGACTATGTAGATATACTCGGTATAGACTTGTATCAATATGGTACCGGGAAAGATTTCATAACTCAGTGTCAAAATGAAATGTGCATTATGTCTGCCTATGCCCAAAAGCATCATAAACTATACGCGCTTACAGAAGCTGGCTACCGAAATACACCTGATGCGAAATGGTATAGTTCCACATTGCTTCCAGGAATAAAGGGATATGCTCCTATTTATGTGCTACTGTGGCGCAATGCATGGGATAATACAGAAGAAAACTTTGGCCCTGCACCAGAGAAAGCATGTGCAGATGACTTTAGAAACATATATAAAAAAGGGGCTTTTATATTTCGCAGTAAGTTAAGTGACATGCGAAGAAAGCCATATTCTGTGGTTGGAAAGAAACATAATAAGAAATAA